The Panicum virgatum strain AP13 chromosome 3N, P.virgatum_v5, whole genome shotgun sequence genome includes the window gattgagtgaaaatgtacttgagacttttgtgatcagtatagatgttgcaatgattaccaagcagataatgacgccatatctttagagcatggacaacagccgcaagctctaaatcatgggtaggataattttcttcatgtcgcttgagttgacgagaagcataggccaccactcggccttcttgcataagaacacaaccaagaccgatgcgagaagcatcgcaataaacatcgaaactcttggaaacatctggctgagcaagaactggagcagtagtgaggcGATCCTTAaaggtttgaaaggcttcttcacaggctGGGGACCATTCAAACTTGACCCCATTCTTCAGTAACTCAGTCATAGGCTTTGCAATTTTAGAGAAAttctctatgaaccggcggtaatatcccgcaagtccCAGAAAACTCCGAATCTCATGAACATTCTGTGGTTGCTTCCAATCCAGaacatcttgcaccttactaggatccacagcaataccatccttggagaggacatgaccaagaaaagatacttcttcaagccaaaactcacatttgctaaacTTAGCATAAAGACGATGCTCCCTAAGCTTTTGGAGAACGATATGaatatgacgagcatgatcttctttggtcttggaataaatgaggatatcatcaatgaaaatgatcacaaagacatcaagttcctccatgaagatgctattcatcagatacatgaaataagccggtgcattggtgaggccgaaggacatgacagtgaactcataaagaccatatctagtagagaaggctgtttttggaatatcttcagttcgaatcttgatttgatgataacccaaccttaaatcaatcttagagaaatacCGAGCTCCGAAGAGTTGATCAAACAAGATATCAATCCGTGGAAGatgatatttgttcttgacagtgacttcgtttaacggacggtaatcaacacacatccgcaaactatcatctttcttcttcacaaaaagagccgggcatccccaaggagaggagctcggacgaataaaacccttgtccaataaagtcttgagttgtttcttcaattctttcaactcattgggaggcattcggtaaggctgtctagagataggagcagttccgggcttgagctctatgacgaactccacctcacgatcaggaggcatacccggtaattcttctggaaagacatccggatactcacaaACCACGGGAATATTTTCCAACGCCGTGGCTATGGTACTCGCCAAGGCATATAAACAAGATTCCATCTTGGCAAGAGAGAGTAGAACTCTACTCCCAGAAGGGTGCAAAAGATCAATGGTGCGGGGCCCACATTTGATAACTCCGtcatgcttacccaaccaattcatcccaagaatcacatctaaaCCCATCTGATCTAGGACAAGAAGATTAGCTTGGAAAATAGCTCCCTCGATGAGAATTGGAACCCTATCCACAAAGTTTCTAGAAATGATCTCTCCACGAGGTGATTCTATATGGTATGGCACTGGTAGATTTTGCATTTCAAGCTTACTATGCAGCACAAATTTCTTGTTGATAAAAGAAAaagttgctccagaatcaaaaagaaccatagcagggtgagatttgattaggagcgtacccatgagTACTTCAGCATTCTCCGGAATTTCTTCAGCGGTGGCGTAGTTAAGACGGCCACATttaggagcttgttgtggcttAGCTTCTTGACGCTGTGCTTGAGGCAGAGGAGTATTGGGCCtaggtgcattgaaggcaccaccacgcctcggagaggggcaATCCCTAGAGATGTGGCCTAagccaccacaattgaagcacggaccctttgcggtcacacctgggttgttccaataagcactgaccggcctaggagcttgtccttgaggaggttgagggtgacgcacaatccacataggacgtggagcttgagcacccggcgcccgaggtggaaaaggagaaggccccagacgtggacgtgaggagctaccgccCGCAGAGGTAGGAGCAGGGCGcttgttctttgcctcaagattcttcatcttgtgctcaGCTCTGATGGCGATATTAaccaagtcattgaagtcttcaaacttggtagtggaGAGTTTGTCTTGCAACTCTGCGGAGAGCCCATCGTACaggcgttcttgcttcttggcatcggtggccacttcttcaggtgcatattgggagagagtgttgaaggcattgacataggCTATCACATCACGACCCCCTTGAGTGAGATTcagaaactccttcttcttgatgtccatgatacccttgggaatatggaaggagcgaaaagctgtgcggaactcctcccatgtgaagcggtagttggcagggtgagatgccttgaagttccgccaccaaaccccaggggcatcatgcagttgatgagcagcaaagaGTACCTTCTCATGTGGCTCACATTCAATAAGACCAAGCTTCTCTTCAATgacattgagccagaaatccgcatcCAGAGGATCCTTGGAGCCACGGAAGATGGGAGGATTGGTGCGGAAGAAATCCCCGAACCTGTTCACTCGAGGCTCAGCTCTTGGACCATTATTGCCGGCATTGCCCAACTGATTGACTAAGTGCGCCATGAGTTCAGTTTGCCGGGCCAGGACGTCCGCGAGATTTGGGTGAACTGGAGGATTAGGAAGGGGATCCTCGTTGTTGCGGTGGttattgccacccgaaccactggcaccatccctttcatttcctgaacgcaacaccatcctaTTAATAAACAAAATggttagcggtcaggaatgaaagatagagaatgatactcaaaggcagggtggaaagataatgtgtagataaaaatctaacacacgATCAACACCGGAACAACATATCTAAGAGAAAGGATAGATTTGGCCCACTAAGATTAGCAAGAACGAGATCAGCGAAAACTAGACCACGACACACCAGATTAGCTAGATGCAGATTtgaaaaccaaaagaaagcatgcatgcatgcgaggtatgaatgcaacatgacgtctcctcacatcgcgagcacgccttaacgttctagcACTCACTTTCGGCCCAACACAACCGCATTGTCCAGCAGCGCCACAACCCTCCTAATAGCGCtcaggacaatgggtgattccAACCTTCTCAACTCTGGTAAAAGGCTTAAAAGGTTTCCAGAGGGTGAAAGGGTTTTCCTACGCTACCGCTACTCATTCAGACAAGAGAGGttaagcatatcttaattaAGCAGATGAAGCAATAAGAAGGAATTAGTTCTAAGACCAAGGAAGAAAGGTAGCAACCAGCCTTAAGTTCAAAGTTTTAGCAAAAGTAAACATTAGTGCAAgtagtcaaattttattttactctcaacccactaagcaaattttaggttcacttcatggaaactcagctctgatacccgttgtgagaaccgcccaatttgatactattttaaacgaaccgccggtcattatcacccagatgagagttaacacgtgcttgccgtagagcgtgccacgtgttatcccacatctagagacacgaagaaccgacacgtcattcattcaaaataataccaaatccggtagtcccggtatgtgctccaacgtacgcccagaatcagcatatgcacataccgtatacaatcgaatacatagccaacaatccacaaagagcagctatataaaaccagagttcgagacttaatattacaagtttaatataggtgggtttcaagcttcactttacaagccttgggctcacgcgagtcatattaaacagagatttagagcttattgaaaatacatgctctcccgaagctcagctacgataaaacttacttaagatgatgatgccttgctcaaggacatcaccacagcagcaacagcctactcttcccccgcattaggatcagcggggtagaaatggccgaacaccacttccggctcacctgcaactaggtttagaaagcaccctgagtacaaaaggtactccgcaagacttacgcgattaaataaacaaggatcatgcaaggctcaagtaaaagctttaaggttaagtaattattgcataagcattagctctctacactatcacctagcagaattaattaatcttgcccaaacccaaacaattttaattgattaagagagtaatacaACTATAACTGTTCATAGCTGTAACACGAACCATTCTCAGCATAAACGATaatctatgaggagttcatgggttaaagagcttgctcataaccgagagcgcggcaattcgaattggttataaccttgcaagggtgtactactttacccacacgacgcaaggaccatgcgactcacccaacccgctaaagttggataagagggtactcgcgtcaaccgttcccaacatggctcgaccgttgagggtacgcccagcttgcgcgtggagacttagttccaccgaggacatctctaaattttcctacacatagttccactcggggacctgctaagcctccctgcatagcccgttggccacgcatctgggaccgggccccaatgaccaagtcaaagaaggtatttggcttatccgttccattatattggatgtgtggtagcacggaaaggtgctcaaaaccgacgtcgtccactcggtccttaatcgatccaagcggactatgcccatgtgacttcattctctaggccctaacattccgctcgaatctcgatactaccaacttATACTTGCCCCGactcaagtgcgatcaaggataaacaggtaagtgtgatactccaatccattcctttctagcaagcaaGATAAATATTCTAAGCAGGACTAAGCATCTAATCAAATTAAGTAGTTCATAGACTAACAAATGACAACGGTAtggataacaattcaaggaatGGTAATGCAGGAAAtcaggtacaagaatgcaatacagtTATAACATAtcacccaacattacccggtgagatagctaaactaaatcagattaaataggtgcaaggaatatgcttagctgcttgccttggttagcttccgactcgaccacgaacgggattccgggttcaggctccacggactcggcgggttccacgggttcgttctccgacggtccggtcactaaaatgcatgaatgcgatgcacgaATTAAAGAATGAACCAAACAACTAGCATAAACCATGGAAATAAATGAGCATGCAGAGGACATcacaaagaactcatgaaaattggttttgcaggaaaagcattttcctataaataaccataaatattttagctttcagccactctaaagaaagtaaaacagaaaaggaatgcaaactcaactacacaaatccaagaaaattatctttgAAACTAGGCAGCAAtacaaggctaacaaaactggttttgccattttatcactttcctgcACAAAGTTCTAGAAATAACCATTTTCAGACAAAGTATAGGAAAACAAACTAAACTTTGATACAAAGCAATGAACCAAGTAAACAAggtgcaccactgaaaactacacctcacaaggagtctaacaaaatttggtttggcatttttcgagcagtacacaaataactaagtaataaactcacttttgcaagataaaactataaataaatctacaacaaagtaacatgcaaaacaatatttttcctaagtagatctcagctagaggaatccaacaaaacaagtttcacaatttttggagctatacatgattttctatggattttggAAGTTTGCAGCACAAATAAACCTAAAGAAATACCCTAGCAACAATTGCTAGGTCTACCCGGGGAGAGCCACACCTGCCAGGCCAGAGGCCGACAGGCGGGTCCCACGGGCAGGCGCCCCACCCAGGCCGGTCAAGGCCAGGACCCGCCTTGACCCGGCGCCTGGGCGCGCCCACGCGCGCAGCGCGCGCGCCACggcgcgacgccggcggcggtgatggAGGGGGCGAGCGGAGGAGGGCTGGCGCGGGCCAGGGAAGGCGCGCAcggcgaggagaaggcggcggcgaaccTCACCGGCAGGAGCATGGGCGAAGAGCGGCAGCGGGCTAACGGCGCGGcggacaggggcggcggcgggcgaaggcgagccgcggcggccctgcaggggaggggaaggggccgGGTTAGCGCCggaatcggaggaggacgacgcgaGGAAGCTTCCTACGCGAGGAATTGAGACGACGCTCACCGGAGAcggcgaatcgcggcggcgacgggagctcgggcggcgcggcAATGGAGGATGGGGAAaacgggctagggtttgcggcggGGAACGAGGCCGGCTTCGACGCGGATAAGGAGAGGGCGAGTGAAGAAGTGAAGGGCGGCACGTCACGCAACGATGAACGGCACGTGGCGCGGAAGCCGAGGATGGACGCCGGCGGACGACGCGTGCGTGCCGCGGCGCAAAACAGAGAGAAGAGGGAGAGCgagggctgacatgtgggcccggcggggaattttcattttcttttccttttttttttccagggctGTGACATCTACGACGGCATTGACGAAGATGCTCTGTTCGCCGCTATGTACGAGTACGACGACGATGAGTACGAAGATCCGCTGGCCCAGGCCGGCCATCGCCGCAGCAGCAAGCGTGCTTGGACCAGCGAGGCCACCCTGCAGGCTGCAGAGCCTGCCGGTGGTGACGGCGGGCCGCTCGCGCGAGGGGGAGGACTGCGCCGTCTGCCTGCAGAGCTTCTGCGCTGACGAGAAGCCCTGCTCCCACGCCTTCCAGTTCCACCAAGACTGCATCTCCGAGTGGCTCCGCCGCAACGCCGTCTGCCCGCTCTGTCGCCACCAGCTGCCACCCGCCGAGGAGGACGGCAACGCCGACGAGCAGGTTGCTAGCTAGTTGAGGATCCATGGTGGTGCCTTCTGTTTGCTACTGTTGATTTCTCTTGTAATGTTATTACCAAACAGAGATTGCAGCTTGTCAGGTCCTTGTTCACTGCAAACGGCTCTACTACCGATGGATGCTAGAGTGTGTGTGCTATCTCTTGCAATGCTATGGTACAAACAGCAGAATGTTTAGGAACGAAAAACATGCCCTTTTTTCTGTAACAATCAGATCAGATAGAGGTCAGTCATGTCATGGCCACCTGGCACCTGCTCCTGTTTAAGCTTTGAAGGAAGCATGAAATTCTTCTGCGACCCTACGGATTCAACAAAGACTTTCTCAGACTTCTTATCTGCAGAAACGGCCTTGACTCTCCTGTATGACTAATTTTTCAGGCTAGACTTAGTTGCATATTAACAGAATGTTATGAATGCAGCCATTCAATAGTTTGTGTTACTACTGTTAGCATTAAGTTTAACTGGAAAAATCAGCGCTTGTCAGAAATCTGGAAACATTTTTAGGTGATTCGAATCAGTGATATCAATTAATCTGGAACATTCAGCATGGCAACTCGGTTCAGTTGCTTGTTCCCTGCAAGGGAAAAAGAAATCCACGGTAGCCTAACTGCCTAAATGCAAAAGAAATATAGGCATCCCATATATTTGAAATgaaaattattattttataaaaaataaaaatagagggcCCATCCGGGTTCGAACCGGAGACCTATTGATCTGCAGTCAATTGCTCTACCACTGAGCTATGGACCCACTTCTTGCTTTGTTATACATAGGATTAGTTTAAAACGTTACATCCTGAATTGAGCCTAGGACAATTACCTGAAGAAACATAAGCTGGTAAATGAAATGCCTTATTTAGCAGGAAATCAAATTTTTTGTAAGCACTTCAACGTGAGCATGAGGCTATCGCTCTTCACCAAAACTCTTGTGCCCATCACTGCCCGAGAGCTTTGTTCGCAAAACATGCTGCGGCAAGAAAAACGGCTGTTGGATTGTGAGTTGACAGGAGATGAAGAGGAACACAAGGACAAGTTACTAAGATAATACCATTAGCACTTTCACCATGTTCTTTGCTGCTACAAGAATCGAGTACCTCATCTGCAATAGTTCAACTTCATGCCGGCAGATTCAGAACATGGACACAAATCCGCCAGCCTAATTACAAATTACAACCTCTGCCCCACCAGGTTGTGGCAGGGGAGATTAATCGATTAGCTCTACCAAACATCAGTTaaggagagggggggggggggggggggggggacatgACATCCACACTACTCCCAAcatatgcacaggataaacaACAATCGCTTCGCTACTTCTCCATCTTATATGAATCCCAGCTGGGTGAGGTCATCATCTGGGATCTCCAGGGCGCCTGAAAGATCAATATCTTGCAATGAGTCATCAAGCCCATCAGTAAACCATGAGCTGATATCGTTGCCCTGCCCATCAAGCCCTCCTGGAACATCCAATATGTCATCTAATCCAGGCAAGACTGGCAGGGCAGCATCCGTGGTAGTCCGCTGGG containing:
- the LOC120667488 gene encoding putative RING-H2 finger protein ATL50, yielding MEDGENGLGFAAGNEAGFDADKERASEEVKGGTSRNDERHVARKPRMDAGGRRGCDIYDGIDEDALFAAMYEYDDDELQSLPVVTAGRSREGEDCAVCLQSFCADEKPCSHAFQFHQDCISEWLRRNAVCPLCRHQLPPAEEDGNADEQVAS